In Persephonella sp. IF05-L8, the following are encoded in one genomic region:
- a CDS encoding CoA-binding protein has translation MPVIENPEDIKKILETQKKVAVVGISADPSRPSYYVSEALQRYGFKLFFVNPKYAGQEILGEKVYKSLSDIPEEIDIVDVFRRPVDVPPVAEEAMKKGFKTFWLQPGTVNPEVVKELSEKGYNVIVDKCMKVEAIKHLEG, from the coding sequence ATGCCTGTAATAGAAAATCCTGAAGATATTAAGAAAATACTGGAAACACAGAAAAAAGTTGCAGTGGTTGGAATATCTGCAGACCCATCAAGACCATCTTATTATGTATCAGAGGCTCTCCAAAGATACGGATTTAAGCTATTCTTCGTTAACCCAAAATATGCAGGACAGGAAATTTTAGGGGAAAAAGTTTATAAAAGTTTATCAGATATCCCAGAGGAGATAGATATTGTAGATGTTTTCAGAAGACCTGTTGATGTCCCTCCAGTTGCTGAAGAAGCAATGAAAAAAGGTTTCAAAACATTCTGGCTACAACCAGGAACAGTCAATCCTGAAGTGGTAAAGGAATTATCAGAAAAGGGGTATAATGTGATTGTAGACAAATGTATGAAGGTTGAAGCTATCAAACATCTGGAGGGATAA
- a CDS encoding VWA domain-containing protein has protein sequence MPEIKYLYFAVLGIATFLCVVICSIFFKSSKVVQFPHIELFGKPLRFITRFIPYSVLLLVIFLTIIAVHPYKTKDIFSEKKVYNIVVCLDVSNSMKEKNKLEIAKKVLRDFVLKRDSEDRIGIVVFDNIPFRLVSLTTDRKKILKLIPSIHPAMVDKGGTSMYDALIECLDIFKPQWKNKIVILLSDGGDIDSKHTLDDVIRYNKVVKAKIYTIGISSGIHSYALERLSASSGGKAFFITTEYKTALENIFNIINHLEPSVIKETSYKIEEPVDFYIKIAALLVGFFILTKITYRAVKDEKNTD, from the coding sequence ATGCCTGAGATTAAATATTTATATTTTGCTGTTTTGGGAATAGCGACATTTTTGTGTGTTGTTATATGTTCTATCTTTTTCAAAAGTTCAAAAGTTGTCCAGTTTCCCCATATAGAGTTATTTGGAAAGCCTTTAAGATTTATTACAAGGTTTATCCCTTATTCTGTTTTATTGCTGGTAATTTTTCTCACTATTATTGCCGTTCACCCGTATAAAACAAAGGATATTTTTTCAGAAAAAAAGGTATATAACATCGTTGTCTGCCTTGATGTCAGTAATTCCATGAAAGAGAAAAACAAACTTGAGATTGCAAAAAAAGTTTTAAGGGATTTTGTGCTAAAAAGGGATAGTGAGGATAGAATTGGAATTGTGGTTTTTGATAATATTCCTTTCAGGCTTGTGTCTCTAACCACAGACAGAAAAAAAATCCTAAAGCTGATACCCTCTATACATCCTGCTATGGTAGATAAAGGGGGCACATCTATGTATGACGCTCTCATAGAATGTCTGGATATTTTTAAACCTCAATGGAAAAATAAGATTGTTATACTCCTGTCTGATGGTGGAGATATAGATAGTAAACATACCCTTGATGATGTGATTAGATACAACAAAGTAGTAAAAGCCAAGATTTATACCATTGGAATAAGTAGTGGAATTCATTCCTATGCACTTGAAAGGCTGTCTGCATCCTCTGGAGGAAAAGCATTTTTTATAACAACAGAGTATAAAACAGCTTTAGAAAATATCTTTAATATTATTAATCATCTGGAACCTTCTGTGATAAAGGAAACCAGTTATAAAATAGAGGAGCCTGTAGATTTTTATATAAAGATTGCTGCATTGCTTGTAGGATTTTTTATACTAACAAAAATAACATATAGAGCTGTAAAGGATGAAAAAAATACTGATTAG